Proteins encoded by one window of Betaproteobacteria bacterium:
- a CDS encoding DUF3473 domain-containing protein: MTVDVEDYFQVSAFEPHIPRSDWDRLPCRIERNLEIILQLLQDHGAHATFFTLGWIAQRYPGLVRRIVENGHELASHGFAHGRAHEQSRAQFTEDVRSAKKVLEDTAGVAVNGYRAPSFSIGQANLWALECLADEGYTYSSSIYPIRHDHYGMPDAPRFAHRPGESKRLLEIPVTTVRMLSRNLPAGGGGYFRLLPYPVSRWCLQRVNGEGQPCVFYFHPWEIDPEQPRQHGIGMKTRFRHYVNLGRMRARIERLLADFRWDRMDNIFVQVAA; encoded by the coding sequence ATGACCGTCGACGTGGAAGACTACTTCCAGGTTTCGGCGTTCGAGCCGCATATTCCCCGATCCGACTGGGACCGTCTCCCCTGCCGCATCGAACGTAATCTGGAAATCATCCTGCAGTTGCTGCAGGACCATGGCGCGCACGCGACCTTTTTTACTCTGGGTTGGATCGCACAGCGCTATCCGGGGCTGGTGCGCCGCATCGTCGAGAACGGCCACGAGCTGGCAAGCCACGGGTTCGCGCACGGACGCGCACATGAGCAGAGCCGAGCTCAATTCACCGAGGACGTGCGCTCGGCCAAGAAAGTTCTCGAAGATACCGCCGGAGTTGCCGTAAACGGATATCGCGCGCCGAGCTTTTCAATCGGGCAGGCGAATCTCTGGGCCCTCGAGTGCCTGGCCGACGAAGGATATACCTACAGTTCCAGCATCTACCCGATCCGGCACGATCACTACGGCATGCCGGATGCACCGCGCTTTGCACACCGTCCCGGCGAATCGAAGAGACTGCTCGAAATCCCCGTGACTACGGTGCGAATGCTGAGCCGAAACTTGCCAGCGGGGGGAGGCGGCTATTTTCGGCTTTTGCCGTATCCGGTTTCGAGATGGTGCTTGCAGCGGGTGAACGGCGAAGGTCAGCCTTGCGTGTTCTACTTCCATCCTTGGGAAATCGATCCCGAGCAGCCTAGACAGCATGGAATCGGGATGAAGACACGTTTCCGGCATTACGTGAACCTCGGACGCATGCGCGCGCGGATAGAACGGCTGCTCGCCGATTTTCGCTGGGACCGAATGGATAACATCTTTGTCCAGGTGGCCGCGTGA
- a CDS encoding AAA family ATPase — protein MYQSFYKLTGKPFQLNPDPSFYFASRGHKRAMSYLEYGLHQGEGFIVITGEIGAGKTTLVKNLFRRVDPNSYVAAQLVSTQLDADDTLRLIAAAFGLKHEEQSKAVLLKRLEEYLLSVHKQGRRALLVVDEAQNLTPRAVEELRMLSNFQAGEKSLLQSFLLGQPEFRYTLQGEGMQQLRQRIIASYHLGPMDADETRAYIEHRMRTVGWVADPEFGEDCFAPIYAYTGGIPRRINTLCDRVLLFGYLEDRHRIDAQTVDAVIGDLNGEMPTLAANDTGMQRVAVRKSGAGEERMLEQLDRRVSKMERSIVNILKLSRELLTLAQEKHPEKREGS, from the coding sequence ATGTATCAATCCTTCTATAAGCTGACTGGTAAGCCGTTCCAGCTCAACCCGGATCCGAGCTTCTACTTCGCCTCGCGCGGCCACAAGCGCGCGATGTCGTATCTCGAATATGGCCTGCATCAGGGCGAAGGATTCATCGTGATCACCGGCGAGATCGGGGCCGGCAAGACAACGCTCGTGAAGAATCTCTTCCGGCGTGTCGATCCCAACAGCTACGTGGCTGCTCAGTTGGTGAGTACGCAGCTCGATGCAGATGACACGTTGCGGCTTATCGCGGCCGCATTCGGCCTGAAGCACGAGGAGCAGAGCAAGGCGGTCCTGCTGAAGCGCCTGGAAGAGTATCTCCTCAGTGTTCACAAGCAAGGGCGCCGCGCGCTCTTGGTCGTCGACGAAGCCCAGAATCTCACCCCTCGCGCTGTCGAAGAGCTGCGGATGCTGTCGAATTTTCAGGCAGGTGAGAAGTCGCTGCTGCAAAGCTTCCTGCTTGGGCAGCCGGAGTTTCGCTACACCCTGCAAGGCGAGGGCATGCAGCAACTGCGGCAACGCATCATCGCCTCCTATCACCTCGGGCCGATGGATGCAGACGAAACGCGCGCTTACATCGAGCACCGGATGAGAACGGTCGGCTGGGTCGCCGACCCCGAGTTCGGCGAGGACTGCTTCGCCCCGATCTACGCCTACACCGGCGGGATTCCGAGACGCATCAACACGCTGTGCGACAGAGTCCTGTTGTTCGGCTACCTGGAGGACCGGCATCGCATCGACGCCCAGACGGTAGATGCCGTCATAGGCGACCTGAACGGGGAAATGCCGACCCTTGCGGCGAACGACACCGGAATGCAGCGGGTTGCCGTTCGCAAATCCGGCGCGGGCGAGGAGCGCATGCTCGAACAACTGGATCGCCGCGTTTCCAAGATGGAGCGCTCGATCGTCAACATCCTCAAGCTGTCACGGGAATTGCTTACTCTGGCGCAGGAAAAGCATCCCGAGAAGCGAGAAGGTTCGTGA
- a CDS encoding long-chain N-acyl amino acid synthase produces MGTKSGERTLPAQRMIGFHDFCYPGAQFRICFFAGPSLPQAASLVQDAYSRLGYTIKDGESELAETVASTANLQAIQRDTTLGTLSVNLDGCNGLHAEALYPDEVAALRSSGPICEFTQLALDTELAGREVLCSLFYVAYVFSHAVHGAKHLLVEVNPRHRTFYERMLGFRLLGGERICLRVGAPAVLLHLDFDFTREQIERARRGLSVAGTTLYRYAAPVADEEALIRRMSAGML; encoded by the coding sequence TTGGGCACGAAATCGGGCGAACGGACGCTGCCGGCGCAGCGCATGATCGGTTTTCACGACTTCTGCTACCCGGGAGCGCAGTTCCGGATCTGCTTCTTTGCCGGACCGTCGCTTCCTCAGGCAGCGTCCCTGGTGCAGGACGCGTACTCTCGGCTCGGTTACACGATAAAAGACGGGGAGTCCGAGCTCGCGGAAACCGTCGCATCGACTGCGAATCTGCAGGCTATCCAGCGCGATACGACGCTCGGAACATTGTCCGTGAACCTCGATGGATGCAATGGCCTCCATGCCGAGGCCCTCTACCCGGACGAAGTCGCCGCCCTGCGCAGCAGCGGGCCGATTTGTGAATTCACGCAGCTCGCGCTCGATACCGAGCTCGCAGGCCGGGAAGTTCTCTGTTCCCTCTTTTACGTCGCGTACGTGTTCTCGCATGCCGTCCATGGGGCGAAGCACCTACTGGTCGAGGTGAACCCACGCCACCGAACCTTCTATGAGCGCATGCTGGGTTTCCGTCTCCTCGGCGGCGAGCGGATCTGTCTTCGGGTAGGCGCGCCGGCGGTGCTGCTTCATCTCGATTTCGACTTCACACGCGAGCAAATAGAGCGAGCACGTCGCGGGCTCTCCGTCGCCGGAACGACGCTCTATCGCTATGCCGCACCGGTTGCCGACGAGGAAGCGCTCATTCGGCGGATGAGCGCCGGCATGCTCTAG
- a CDS encoding FemAB family PEP-CTERM system-associated protein, translating to MESADRRRWDEFVLRFPAATFFHRAGWQEVIQRAFGHRTWFLLAEAGGAIEGVLPLAEVKSLLFGHSLVSLPFCVYGGVAAETDRARLALDAEAIALAERLQVGHLEYRSQSRQRTDWATKDLYVTFRKAIDPDPEKNLNAIPRKQRAMVRKGIKSGLSATLDSDTGRFFSAYSESVHRLGTPVFSRRYFDILREEFAADSEIVTVTSEGKLVASVLSFFFRDEVLPYYGGGTDLARQVAGNDFMYWEVMRRACERGLRVFDYGRSKLGTGSFDFKKNWGFEPAPLPYEYRLVKGREVPDHNPLNPKYRAFIALWKKLPRAMANRIGPHIVKSLG from the coding sequence ATGGAGTCGGCCGATCGCCGCCGTTGGGACGAGTTCGTGCTGCGCTTTCCGGCCGCAACGTTCTTCCATCGAGCCGGCTGGCAGGAAGTCATTCAGCGTGCATTCGGCCATCGCACTTGGTTCCTGCTCGCCGAAGCGGGTGGCGCGATCGAAGGCGTGTTGCCACTGGCCGAAGTAAAAAGTCTCCTCTTCGGTCATTCACTCGTGTCGCTGCCGTTTTGCGTGTACGGCGGCGTGGCAGCGGAAACAGACCGTGCCCGCTTGGCATTGGACGCCGAGGCAATCGCCCTGGCGGAACGTCTGCAAGTCGGCCATCTGGAGTATCGCAGCCAAAGCAGACAGCGAACCGATTGGGCAACGAAGGATCTCTACGTCACGTTTCGCAAGGCGATCGACCCCGATCCCGAGAAGAATCTCAACGCCATTCCCCGCAAGCAGCGGGCGATGGTGCGCAAGGGAATCAAGTCCGGTTTGTCTGCTACGCTGGACTCGGATACCGGTCGGTTCTTCAGTGCCTATTCCGAGAGCGTGCATCGGCTCGGCACGCCGGTTTTTTCGCGCCGCTATTTCGATATCCTGCGCGAAGAGTTTGCAGCCGATAGCGAGATCGTGACGGTGACCAGCGAAGGGAAGCTTGTTGCGAGCGTGCTCAGCTTCTTTTTTCGCGACGAGGTGCTGCCTTACTACGGCGGCGGAACCGATCTGGCGCGCCAGGTCGCCGGGAACGACTTCATGTACTGGGAAGTGATGCGGCGGGCGTGCGAGCGCGGGCTGCGGGTATTCGACTATGGGCGCAGCAAGCTTGGCACCGGATCATTCGACTTCAAGAAGAATTGGGGATTCGAGCCGGCGCCGCTGCCCTACGAATACCGGCTGGTGAAGGGGCGCGAGGTTCCCGACCACAATCCACTCAATCCCAAGTATCGTGCCTTCATCGCGTTGTGGAAGAAGCTGCCGCGCGCGATGGCAAATCGGATCGGGCCGCACATTGTCAAGAGTCTTGGCTAG
- a CDS encoding chain length-determining protein yields the protein MQDMVRQVLSYLRGMWQYRWYGIAVAWLICIVGWTVVFLLPNQYEANARVYVDTQSVLKPLLAGLAVQPNVDQQIAMMSRTLISRPNLERVIRMSDLDIKLKTSGERERLIDALGKDIKLGGTGRDNLYTITYASAKPEEAKRVVQSLLTIFVEGSLGDKRKDADSAKRFLDEQIKMYEQKLVVAENALKEFKRQHMGMMPSQGQDFVSKLQQAGARVTQANMELREAENARDSFKTQLQGLREGIAEPDLLAERAGAAGTLDESQLRASPELEKRIDGLKQKLDTLLLSYTDRHPDVIGTKRVIEQLEAQKKEEIAKLRKEIESKKPAASSRGARQSSNPVLQQLTISLAEAEAAVAALRTRAAAFEHQYEQLKKGANAIPQVEADLVQLNRDYEVNKKNFETLLARRESAQISGEMESNAGVMDFRIIDPPRVPPVPVAPKRPVLMWLVLALGAGAGVALTFLMSQVRPVFNDRSTLQEVANLPILGTVSMKWTQSDVRKQRRGVLALAVSIASLFGSFGIVMAVLSLTGRA from the coding sequence ATGCAAGACATGGTCAGGCAGGTTCTGTCGTACCTGCGGGGGATGTGGCAGTACCGCTGGTACGGAATCGCGGTCGCGTGGCTGATCTGCATCGTGGGTTGGACGGTGGTGTTCCTCCTGCCCAATCAGTACGAAGCGAATGCCCGCGTTTACGTTGATACGCAAAGTGTGCTCAAGCCACTTCTTGCCGGGCTTGCAGTGCAACCCAACGTCGATCAGCAGATCGCCATGATGAGCCGCACGCTCATCAGCCGGCCGAACCTGGAACGAGTGATCCGGATGTCGGACCTCGACATCAAGCTCAAGACCAGCGGGGAACGCGAGCGCCTGATCGATGCCCTCGGCAAAGACATCAAGCTGGGCGGCACCGGCCGGGATAACCTTTACACGATCACATACGCGTCGGCCAAGCCCGAGGAAGCGAAGCGCGTGGTTCAGTCGCTCCTGACTATCTTCGTGGAGGGAAGTTTGGGCGACAAGCGCAAGGATGCCGATTCGGCCAAGCGCTTCCTGGACGAGCAGATAAAGATGTACGAACAAAAGCTCGTCGTGGCCGAGAACGCGCTGAAGGAGTTCAAGCGCCAGCACATGGGGATGATGCCCAGCCAGGGCCAGGATTTCGTGTCCAAGCTGCAGCAAGCCGGTGCGCGCGTAACGCAAGCTAACATGGAGTTGCGCGAGGCCGAAAACGCGCGCGATTCATTCAAGACTCAGCTGCAAGGCCTGCGGGAAGGGATTGCGGAGCCCGACCTGCTAGCCGAGCGAGCAGGTGCGGCGGGCACCTTGGATGAATCGCAGCTTCGCGCGAGCCCGGAGTTGGAGAAGCGAATCGACGGTCTCAAGCAAAAGCTCGACACACTTCTACTGAGCTATACCGATCGTCACCCTGATGTCATAGGAACCAAGCGGGTGATCGAGCAGCTCGAGGCGCAGAAGAAGGAGGAGATCGCCAAGCTGCGTAAGGAAATAGAGAGCAAGAAGCCGGCGGCTTCCTCTCGCGGCGCACGCCAGAGCTCCAATCCCGTCCTGCAACAACTCACGATTTCGCTCGCGGAAGCCGAAGCGGCGGTCGCTGCCTTGCGAACGCGTGCGGCGGCGTTCGAGCATCAATACGAACAATTGAAAAAAGGCGCCAATGCGATTCCACAGGTCGAGGCGGATCTCGTGCAGCTCAATCGCGACTACGAGGTGAACAAGAAGAACTTCGAAACGCTGTTGGCCCGACGAGAGTCTGCCCAGATCTCGGGGGAGATGGAGTCCAATGCCGGAGTCATGGATTTCCGCATTATCGATCCACCTCGCGTGCCCCCCGTACCGGTTGCGCCCAAGCGCCCAGTGCTGATGTGGCTGGTGCTTGCACTCGGCGCAGGCGCAGGCGTCGCACTCACTTTCCTGATGTCCCAGGTGCGCCCGGTATTCAACGATCGCAGCACGCTGCAGGAAGTCGCCAATCTTCCGATTCTGGGCACGGTCTCGATGAAGTGGACGCAAAGCGACGTAAGAAAACAGCGCCGTGGTGTACTTGCGCTCGCCGTATCGATCGCCAGCTTGTTCGGATCGTTCGGCATCGTGATGGCGGTCCTATCGCTTACGGGTCGAGCATGA
- the xrtA gene encoding exosortase A has translation MAGIWWRSETFAHGLIIYPVAAWLIWGKRSQLAALPIRPCFWVLFPLAAAAFVALLGSVAGVEAARQFGLVAMIALAVVAVMGVAIARAIAFPLAFTLLAVPIGEFLLPTLMDHTADFTVAALRLSGIPVYREGLFFTLPSGRWSVIEACSGLRYLIASVTLGFLYAYLSYTSLWRRVLFVLASILVPIVANWLRAYMIVMIGHLSEMRYAVGVDHLIYGWIFFGVVMLLLFWVGSWWREDHRVVQAEPIAPGLVGGGSKAILIAGALGVAAIASTGPLYVDFLDAKEVASQPVIAAPSGAAGWERSSSRLPQFTPHFVSARATMHKIYERQGAQVGVFIGYYARQNEGHELISFDNGLVSPGDRLWHRLSETGQSSGVHGLRVVESRLRSSRGELLAWHWYWAGGRWSALPEEVKLRQAFDRLAGRGDDAAVVVLYAPPGSSSKDEPRELLQEFLAAMEPSIRSSLESARKNAIATGAPILAAEKRIQP, from the coding sequence ATGGCCGGCATCTGGTGGCGCTCCGAAACCTTCGCGCACGGGCTCATCATTTATCCGGTAGCCGCGTGGCTCATCTGGGGCAAGCGCTCCCAGCTTGCGGCCTTGCCGATTCGCCCGTGCTTCTGGGTCTTGTTCCCGCTTGCCGCAGCAGCCTTCGTCGCCCTGCTCGGCAGCGTCGCCGGCGTGGAAGCGGCCCGCCAGTTCGGATTGGTGGCGATGATTGCGCTGGCGGTCGTCGCCGTCATGGGTGTGGCCATCGCTCGCGCGATCGCGTTCCCGCTCGCTTTCACGCTCCTCGCCGTGCCGATCGGGGAGTTCCTCCTGCCGACGTTGATGGACCACACCGCCGATTTCACCGTGGCGGCCTTGCGCCTGAGCGGGATCCCCGTATATCGCGAGGGACTGTTTTTCACGCTGCCGAGCGGGCGCTGGTCCGTCATCGAAGCTTGCAGCGGATTGCGCTATCTGATCGCATCGGTGACGCTCGGTTTCCTTTACGCCTATTTGTCTTATACGAGCTTGTGGCGGCGCGTGCTGTTCGTTCTGGCCTCGATCCTCGTGCCGATCGTTGCGAACTGGCTGCGTGCCTACATGATCGTGATGATCGGGCATCTGAGCGAAATGCGCTACGCGGTCGGCGTTGATCATCTTATCTATGGCTGGATCTTTTTCGGCGTCGTAATGCTGCTGCTGTTCTGGGTTGGCTCATGGTGGCGAGAGGACCATCGGGTCGTGCAAGCTGAGCCGATCGCGCCAGGACTGGTTGGCGGCGGCTCCAAGGCAATCCTGATTGCCGGAGCGCTGGGCGTCGCGGCTATCGCGAGCACCGGGCCACTTTATGTCGATTTCCTCGATGCGAAGGAGGTCGCCAGTCAACCGGTCATTGCGGCGCCGAGCGGTGCCGCGGGATGGGAGAGATCGTCGTCGCGGCTGCCGCAATTCACACCGCACTTCGTCAGCGCACGCGCGACGATGCACAAGATCTACGAGAGGCAGGGCGCGCAGGTGGGCGTGTTCATTGGCTACTACGCCCGGCAGAACGAAGGGCACGAGTTGATTTCGTTCGATAACGGCCTCGTATCTCCCGGCGATCGTCTTTGGCACCGTCTATCCGAGACAGGGCAATCGTCGGGTGTTCATGGGCTGCGAGTCGTGGAGTCGCGTCTGCGGTCGAGTCGCGGCGAGCTCCTCGCCTGGCACTGGTACTGGGCAGGCGGCCGCTGGAGCGCCCTGCCGGAGGAGGTCAAGTTGCGGCAGGCGTTCGATCGGCTTGCCGGGCGTGGAGACGATGCCGCAGTCGTGGTTCTCTACGCACCGCCGGGCTCGTCGTCGAAGGACGAACCGCGCGAGCTGCTGCAGGAGTTTCTCGCCGCGATGGAGCCTTCGATTCGTAGCTCGTTGGAGAGTGCGCGGAAGAACGCGATCGCGACCGGCGCACCTATTTTGGCGGCCGAAAAGCGCATCCAACCCTGA
- a CDS encoding TIGR03016 family PEP-CTERM system-associated outer membrane protein gives MAASTLVPHMSYAADWQVTPKVQLRETYTDNVRLAPRGREESDFVTEIEPGVAITGVGPRLQMQLDYAFKYRLYAKNSDANGHNHALRANGLLDVWDRKLFLQGSAAIAQQNISTLGPQSTSDININPNRTEVRQGTLSPYWISRLGRFANVNARYTWNRMESDGETSALSSESNTVNLGLSQGSMFNELGWSVSYSRQDIDSTQGQFNKRTLETLTASASYALLPTLSGLLSIGREDNAYGDTQGSIGGNFYSVGFQWAPSRRTNIRAEVGERYFGNTFSLDAQHRTRLTAWTLTYGEQVVGTPGLLSVPVSLDTAATVDRLFISQVPDPIQRQQVVQAFIAQNGLPQFLPSSVDFLTNQVSLSKRWQGTFGLRGIRSALLLSLFRDDRQRESSGTPTIVGTDPFSLSDNVLQTGYNAILSWRFSERTSGSVSVGQIKSEMTDASRTDTNSNIRIGITHQLQPKLRGSVEYRWLNRDTNSSAGDVRENAITGTLSLAF, from the coding sequence ATGGCCGCCTCGACGCTGGTGCCGCACATGAGCTACGCAGCCGACTGGCAAGTTACTCCGAAGGTGCAGCTTCGAGAAACCTACACCGACAACGTCCGACTTGCTCCGCGAGGACGGGAGGAGTCGGACTTCGTGACTGAAATCGAACCCGGTGTGGCGATCACCGGCGTCGGCCCTCGCCTGCAAATGCAGCTTGACTACGCGTTCAAGTACAGGCTGTACGCAAAGAATTCCGACGCGAACGGGCATAACCACGCGCTCCGAGCAAATGGACTTCTCGACGTATGGGACCGCAAGCTATTCCTGCAAGGGTCTGCCGCTATTGCCCAGCAGAATATCTCTACGCTGGGCCCTCAGTCGACAAGTGACATCAATATCAATCCCAATCGCACCGAAGTGCGCCAGGGGACGCTCAGTCCCTATTGGATCAGTCGTCTAGGTCGTTTTGCAAACGTCAATGCGCGTTACACCTGGAACCGCATGGAATCGGATGGCGAAACAAGCGCTCTGAGCTCCGAGTCGAACACGGTGAATCTAGGCTTGTCGCAGGGGTCGATGTTCAACGAATTGGGATGGTCCGTATCCTATTCCAGGCAGGATATCGACTCGACGCAGGGCCAGTTCAACAAACGGACGTTGGAAACGCTCACGGCGAGTGCAAGCTATGCTCTTCTGCCGACTCTATCGGGCTTGTTGTCCATCGGCAGGGAAGACAACGCCTATGGTGACACGCAAGGCAGTATCGGCGGCAACTTCTACAGCGTTGGTTTCCAGTGGGCGCCGAGCCGGCGTACAAACATTCGCGCCGAAGTCGGCGAGCGCTATTTCGGGAACACGTTTTCGCTCGATGCCCAACATCGGACACGGCTCACCGCCTGGACACTGACCTATGGTGAGCAAGTCGTGGGGACGCCTGGATTGTTGAGCGTGCCGGTCAGTCTCGATACGGCGGCGACTGTGGACAGGCTGTTTATTAGCCAAGTACCCGACCCGATCCAGCGACAACAGGTCGTCCAGGCCTTCATTGCGCAAAACGGGCTTCCGCAGTTCCTGCCGTCCTCCGTGGACTTCTTGACCAATCAGGTCAGCTTGTCGAAACGATGGCAGGGTACGTTTGGTCTGAGAGGCATTCGGAGTGCGTTGCTGCTGAGCTTGTTCCGGGACGACCGCCAAAGGGAAAGCAGCGGTACTCCGACTATCGTCGGAACCGATCCGTTTTCTCTCAGCGACAACGTTTTGCAGACGGGCTACAACGCAATCCTGAGCTGGCGCTTTTCGGAGCGGACCTCGGGGTCGGTATCGGTTGGCCAGATCAAGTCGGAGATGACCGATGCAAGTCGAACGGACACGAATAGCAACATTCGGATCGGAATCACGCATCAGCTGCAGCCCAAGCTGCGCGGCTCGGTCGAGTATCGCTGGCTGAACCGCGATACGAATTCCTCGGCTGGCGATGTGCGGGAAAACGCCATCACCGGAACTTTGAGCCTGGCATTCTGA
- a CDS encoding P-loop NTPase encodes MSIIEKAVARLGDWTPPAPRSGQAVEAVIAKQADVLHGAESVLAALGSAADQPEEKPGERTLRYEELDLARLKDAGMVTPDAARSQIFEEFRLIKRPLLKNAFDQGPTTLRRGNLIMVTSCMPGEGKSFCSLNLAMSIAMEMDHTVLLIDADVAKPSIPRMLGIDGGLGLMDVLLEDNLQISQALIRTNIDKLKLLTAGRHHPNATELLASGSMRDLLDEMSSRYSDRIIIFDSPPLLATTESRVLASQMGQVVVVVEAGKTTQQSLREGLHHVEACETVSLLLNKTRFKGGSGYYAYGYGYGYGYGYGAESDTKK; translated from the coding sequence ATGAGCATTATCGAGAAGGCCGTAGCCAGGTTGGGCGACTGGACGCCGCCCGCCCCCCGGAGCGGACAAGCCGTCGAAGCGGTGATCGCCAAACAGGCCGATGTGTTGCACGGTGCCGAATCGGTTCTCGCGGCTCTCGGCTCAGCAGCTGATCAGCCGGAAGAAAAACCTGGGGAAAGGACGCTTCGCTACGAGGAGCTCGATCTGGCTCGCTTGAAAGACGCAGGCATGGTCACGCCGGATGCGGCGCGTAGCCAGATCTTCGAAGAGTTCCGCCTGATCAAGCGACCGCTTCTCAAGAACGCCTTCGACCAGGGGCCGACCACACTACGGCGCGGCAATCTGATCATGGTCACGAGTTGCATGCCGGGCGAAGGAAAGAGCTTTTGCTCCTTGAACCTCGCCATGAGCATCGCGATGGAAATGGACCACACGGTGCTTCTCATCGACGCCGATGTGGCCAAGCCATCCATTCCGCGAATGCTCGGGATCGACGGTGGCCTGGGGCTCATGGATGTCCTGCTGGAGGACAATCTGCAGATCTCCCAGGCGCTTATCCGCACCAATATCGACAAGCTCAAGTTGCTTACTGCAGGCCGACATCATCCGAATGCCACCGAATTGCTGGCCAGCGGGTCGATGCGCGACCTGCTCGACGAGATGTCGAGTCGATACAGCGACCGCATCATCATCTTCGACTCGCCCCCGTTGCTCGCAACCACCGAATCGCGTGTGTTGGCCTCGCAGATGGGACAAGTGGTCGTCGTCGTGGAAGCGGGGAAGACCACGCAGCAGAGCTTACGTGAGGGCCTGCATCACGTCGAGGCATGCGAGACGGTGAGCCTGCTGTTGAACAAGACGCGGTTCAAGGGCGGGTCCGGCTATTATGCCTATGGGTATGGCTACGGGTACGGCTATGGCTACGGTGCCGAAAGCGACACCAAGAAGTAA
- a CDS encoding sugar ABC transporter substrate-binding protein yields MSDCTFRIKAWAAILLLAAASIGCTGSPFPPAPATPEGGSQVDYIIGPGDTLNINVWRNPELSMSVPVRPDGRITTPLVEDIPATGQTPTQLARTIEKALSKYIQDPVVTVIVTAFKGPLERQVRVVGQAAQPQALAYTEKMTLLDVMIAVGGITEFADGNKATILRGIDKPQQFTVRLRDLVKLGDVSANVEMRPGDVLIIPESFF; encoded by the coding sequence ATGAGTGATTGTACATTCCGGATCAAAGCGTGGGCAGCTATTCTGCTTCTCGCCGCAGCGTCGATCGGCTGCACCGGTTCGCCCTTTCCTCCTGCGCCGGCCACGCCCGAGGGCGGGAGCCAGGTGGACTACATCATCGGCCCGGGCGATACGCTGAACATCAATGTCTGGCGCAATCCCGAGTTGTCCATGTCGGTTCCGGTGCGTCCGGACGGTCGCATTACGACGCCTCTCGTCGAAGACATCCCGGCCACGGGGCAGACCCCGACGCAGCTTGCACGCACGATCGAGAAGGCCCTCTCGAAGTACATCCAGGATCCGGTCGTCACGGTCATTGTGACTGCATTCAAAGGGCCGCTGGAGCGGCAGGTGAGGGTGGTGGGACAGGCCGCACAGCCGCAGGCTCTCGCGTACACCGAAAAAATGACGCTGCTCGACGTGATGATCGCTGTGGGCGGAATTACCGAATTCGCGGATGGCAACAAGGCGACGATTCTGCGCGGTATCGACAAGCCGCAGCAGTTCACGGTTCGGCTTCGGGACTTGGTGAAGCTCGGCGATGTAAGCGCGAACGTCGAGATGCGGCCGGGAGACGTGCTCATCATCCCGGAAAGCTTCTTCTGA